From the Planktothricoides raciborskii GIHE-MW2 genome, the window TTATTGGTTAGTGACAGTCTGGAGGCCAGACTGAGCCTTTGTACGGGTGTTAGTGATTTTATCCCGTCTACCCCGGCCGTCTTCTTTCCTCTATTGAGTTGGGTTACTTGCCTTACAGCGAGTAGTTTTGCGTAGTATGACTTTAACAGTAGTTTCTGAAGCCTTTTTGCTGTGACATTGTTGCCCTCACTAGCCGCTCTGTAGATTCTCTTTTGGAGCTTGAACACTTTCCGCTGTACTAATTTCCAGGGGATTCCGTTCCATTCCACCATCAACTTTTGTCGTGTTTTGGACATATATACTTCTACTTGAAACTCTACATTTCAACTTAGGCACAGGCTGTCTGCATATACCAGTTGTTAGGCTGGTCTTTGGCTTCTGCACTGTATCTCTCACCCATATGGCTTGCGCTTACACTTATCACTACTTAGGAGTATCGACCTATCCTGAGAGCCAATATGGGCTTTAATTCGTTCCATGGATTTGGGATTATTAGTTTTAGGATGCTGTCCTGTCCCCCTGGGTACTTTGGGATTTCGTTAATACGTGAGGTATAAAACTCCGTATCTTTGTAGGCAACTCATAAAATTTACCTACCCATTCCCCGTGACCTTTTGGTCGCAGCGTATCAACCAGATTTCGCTACTTTATGCTTGAGAGGGTTCCTGTCGAACATTTGCCTTACGGCTGACCTTGACTAATTGGCTCGAAGGGATTCCCTTACTGGTTAAGCGTTACCTCCTTTTCAGCCCGCTTCACACCAGTGAATAGTGAGTCTCCGGGTGGGGCTGATGCCTAACTACCCCTGGTAATTGTTAAATCTTTGTTAAGATTCTTCTTTTTCCAGGAAATCCGGGTAATTGGTCGGGTAAGGTTCAGGGATTACTCCCCTCCCCTCCCCTAAGAACCGGACTTGACACTTTCGCATCATCCGGCTCAAGCCTTATTTCAAGCGATTGGACTTGGATTTGCTGTGTACCTGCTTATGACACGCTTGGTGTAAATGCACAAGGTTTTCAATGTCGTTTTTTCCCCCTTCTGCAACAGGTACTATATGGTGGGTTTCGATTTCCTCCCGGTTGAATAAAGGTTCGCCACAGATAGGGCATTTCCAGTTTTGGTTTTGAGCGATTTTATAATTCCGGGAGTTTTTCTCCCAGTAGCTCTTACCATATTTCTGGTGACGTTTTTCCCAGTATTCCTTGAGGCTCGGATCGTCCGGTGACGCTTCCCCTTTGACCTTTACATGGCGCTCGATTGGGGTGTAAGCTATTGGGTAGAGAATTATTTCTACCTCTTTTCCTCGTCGTTTGTCTGTACCTGTACAGGCAAACGTCCACTTATTGCCTTTTATGGTCTTAAAGTAACGTTTCCGAATCCATTTTGTGTTTTTGTTGGGATGCCGACGCTTCGCCCAACTCCAAAGGTAGTACCACACTCTTGATGAGATGTAGCTGAAGGTTACTTTGCTCACTACCCCTTTGTAGTAGTTAGCAAAACCTCGGAGAATCGGATTTAGCTTTTTAATGACTACTTCCTGTTCACAACCATTCATTGCCTTTATTTCTTCGCCTATCCTTTTACAGAAGGCTAGAACCTTCTTTTTGGATGGTTTGACAAGCAGTTTGCCGTTATAGTGGCGGTGGTTGAAACCGAGAAAGTCAAAGCCGTCTTCTATTGATGTAATAACCGTTTTCTCCGTGCTTAATTCAAGTCCTCTTTCTGATAACCATTGCTGGATTCTGGTCTGGGCTTTTTCAAGACTTCCCTTGTCTCTGGCAGTAACTATAAAGTCGTCTGCATACCGCACAATGCCTAATTTTGAATTGGTGGTTTTAACGAGTTGTTCCAAACCATGCAGTCCAATGTTGGCTAGTAGGGGTGAGATTACCCCTCCTTGCGGTGTTCCCGTCTTTGTGGGGTTGAATTCCCCTTTGAGAACATAGCCAGCTTTTAACCATCTTTGGATTAAATCCCTTTTAGGGAAGTTTCCTAATTGTTTCAAGATGGATTCATGGGCAATGTTATCGAAAAATCCTTTGATGTCAGCTTCTAAAACCCAAGTGTCTCTGCCTTTACAAAGTCTGATAAAACTTTGTTCAATGGCATCTTGACAGCTTCTTCCGGGTCTGAATCCGTAGGAATTTGGCTCAAACACGGGTTCCCATTCGGGTTCTAGTGCGTTCATTACTATTGCCTGTTCGATTCTGTCGCGCAAGGTTGGGATTCCTAGCGGTCGTAACTTTCCGTTTGGCTTTGGTATCATTACCCGTTTGGTTGGGCTTTGAGTTCCGCCTCTCCAGTTGTTTACCAGCTTCACCCTTTGCTCTGGGGTATTGACTATTTCCTTGTCAATTCCTGCCGTTGCTTTTCCTTTATTGGTTTGGGTGATTCTCCTCACTGACAATAGTAAGTTTGCGTGGCTTCTTAACATTAACTTTTGTAGACTTCTCAGTTTACGAAAGTTACCAAGTTTTCTCGCGAGAAAGATTCTTTGACGTAAATTCCTAACCAGCTTGTTGACTTTTCGCCAGTTAATTTGGCTCCAGTCTTCCAGTGGTTTCTTTAGTCCGTTTGTTGCATTTGGTTGCGACATCTAACTTGTCCTCAGATACGGTTTTTATTGTCTGGTCTCTTTCTCATAAGACCCAAGGCAAGTCTGCTGTTCCTTTCGGTCAGGGGCAAATTTTGAACCCCTATCCTCCTTATTACAGGGAGGCTTTCGCTTTTTGCCTCATCCTTTACCCCCCAGAGAGTTCTGCTTTCCTTACGGTCTGCTTACTACGGGATTCGACCTTCCCATAGACTCTGTGGGGTTTACCCTGTTGTATCATTTGGTTGTCCGTTCTCTCGTTAGGTGCTGCCTCTCCTGCGGTGGGGTTTTGATCACACGCCTTGATGAAGAAAAAACATCAAAACCACCCACTTACCTTTTGGTTCGAGCCTGTCAGCCTTATTTGGCTCGTTCCTAAATTACGCAGTTTGAATGACAGTTCATTTTCATTCACCGTTGAGAGACTCCCTCTTGCTCCTAACCGGCTTAGGCTGCTGGCTTCGGCTACGTTCGGGGTCTGCATTCCGCCTGTTTCGTTACCTACTGGGGCGTGACCATACCATTTCTGGTATTTTCCGCGAGGGTAGGGGGTGTGACTCCCCTAGTAGAGCCGGCTCTACTTACCAATTGACCTTTCAGGTCGCACTCTTCCATTTAGGACAACAAATCCACAGTTGCAATGGTCTCGTGACTACGATTTAGGCAGATGCCTGTTAGTTCACTATGTCTATCGGAACCATTACCACGCGCACGTTTCAGGTATTCCCATCTACTTTCCGCGTGAACGAATCGCACTTATGCTATCATAATAGCCAATCAAACTGATAGCATCGGAGTGTAGCATGGCGAATATCAGTGTCCGAGGACTGGAACCGGAAACCCTATCCAAGCTGAAAGCACTGGCAAAAAAAGAAAACACCAGCGTCAATGCCTTAGTCCTGCGTCTGCTCGATCGCGGTGTTGGTCTGGGACAGGAAAAACCCCTCTATCAGCGACATGAAGACCTGAGCGAACTAGCTGGTACTTGGAGCCAAGAGGAAGCAGAGGAATTTGAGGCTAATACCGCTTCCTTTGGCAACATTGACCCAGAGCAATGGCCATTATGAGACCAATTTTGTTGGATACTAATGCTTACAGCGACTTTATGCAGGGCGTGGCCGATATCGTGGAAATCATCGCCTTAGCCGATCGCATTTACCTCAGCAGTACCGTCTTGGGAGAACTATTGAGCGGATTTGCCGTGGGAAAACGAGAAGCACAAAACCGCTTGGAACTGACAAAGTTTCTCCGTTCACCACGGGTCGAGATTTTATCGATAACAGACAGCACAGCCGATTTTTATGCCACGATTTACGCCAACTTACGTCGTAAAGGCCGACCCATCCCAACCAATGATATGTGGATTGCGGCCAGTGCGATGGAATGCGGCGCAATCCTCATCACGCGAGACCAACATTTTGCCCATATTGAAAACCTTCGCCTTGGGCAAACAGCCGCAGACATTATGCCATAAATTAAATT encodes:
- the ltrA gene encoding group II intron reverse transcriptase/maturase; this encodes MSQPNATNGLKKPLEDWSQINWRKVNKLVRNLRQRIFLARKLGNFRKLRSLQKLMLRSHANLLLSVRRITQTNKGKATAGIDKEIVNTPEQRVKLVNNWRGGTQSPTKRVMIPKPNGKLRPLGIPTLRDRIEQAIVMNALEPEWEPVFEPNSYGFRPGRSCQDAIEQSFIRLCKGRDTWVLEADIKGFFDNIAHESILKQLGNFPKRDLIQRWLKAGYVLKGEFNPTKTGTPQGGVISPLLANIGLHGLEQLVKTTNSKLGIVRYADDFIVTARDKGSLEKAQTRIQQWLSERGLELSTEKTVITSIEDGFDFLGFNHRHYNGKLLVKPSKKKVLAFCKRIGEEIKAMNGCEQEVVIKKLNPILRGFANYYKGVVSKVTFSYISSRVWYYLWSWAKRRHPNKNTKWIRKRYFKTIKGNKWTFACTGTDKRRGKEVEIILYPIAYTPIERHVKVKGEASPDDPSLKEYWEKRHQKYGKSYWEKNSRNYKIAQNQNWKCPICGEPLFNREEIETHHIVPVAEGGKNDIENLVHLHQACHKQVHSKSKSNRLK
- a CDS encoding type II toxin-antitoxin system VapC family toxin, giving the protein MRPILLDTNAYSDFMQGVADIVEIIALADRIYLSSTVLGELLSGFAVGKREAQNRLELTKFLRSPRVEILSITDSTADFYATIYANLRRKGRPIPTNDMWIAASAMECGAILITRDQHFAHIENLRLGQTAADIMP